The Pyxidicoccus sp. MSG2 DNA segment ACAGGAGCGGGGCCGCACCAGCTACATGCCCGTGGACCAGACGGAGCCCTTCGCCGACGTGATGGCACGGATGAAGGCGGAGAAGCCCAAGGTCACCGCGCGCCACCAGCAGCTCCTCAACCAGCGCTATGACCTGGGAAACCGGCCTGCCCGGGGCGTCACCATGTCTCGTGGAAAGGCCGTGCAGGAAGGCGTGCGGGTGAAGCTTCCGCAGGGCGTCACCTGGGACTCCCTCGCCGCCATGAGCCCCGAGGCGATTCGAGACAAGGGGCTCTTCCCAGGGGGCCTCATGCCGTTGCCACATCCGAATCATCCGGAAGGCGGCATGCTCTTCCCCAAATTCCACATCGATGAAATCAAGCGGCAGGAAGGGCGGGACCTCACGCGGTTCGACCTCGACTTCGACCTGCCGGACCACCTGCTGCCGGAGTTCCCGCCTCCCATCTTCCTCACCACGCGCACGGACCTGGGGGATGTCTCGCAGGGGAAGCTGGTGACCCTCATGAATGTCCAGGAGCTGTTCAACGGCCTCCTGAATCCAAAGCAGTTGGAAGGCCTCCGGCTCCTCGTTACGCCCTTTCCCCAGCAGCAGTTCAATCAGACCGCCGACCGTCGTTCCGAGCTGCCCAGCCGGGGCGTGACGTGCTTCGACTGTCACGTCAATGGGCACTCCAATGGCGCCACGCACCTGGTGGGAGACATTCGTCCGCAGGAGTTCCGCCACCGCATCGAGACGCCGTCCCTCCGCGGGGTGAACATCCAGCGTCTGTTCGGCTCGCAGCGCGCCCTCAAGACGGTGGAGGACTTCACCGAGTTCGAGCAGCGCGCGGCCTACTTCGACGGAGACCCGGTCATCGCCACGAAGAAGGGCGTCAACGTCCTCGAGCGGGGCAGCCAGGTGCACTTCATGGCGGAGTTTCAAGCACTCCTCGACTTCCCGCCTGCTCCCAAGCTGCGCTTCGACGGAAAGCTGGACCCGAAGAAGGCCACCGAGTCGGAGCTGCGCGGCCAGGCGCTCTTCTTGGGCAAGGCGCAGTGCTCCGTGTGTCACGTCCCGCCGTATTACACCGACAACCTGATGCACAACCTGCGGGCGGAGCGCTTCTACAAGCCACGCCTGGTGAACGGAGCGGTGATGGGCTCCGATGGCCCCATCAAGACGTTCCCTCTCCGTGGCATCAAGGAGTCTCCCCCCTATCTTCATGATGGGCGGCTCCTGACGCTGGAGGACACGGTGGAGTTCTTCAACCTCGTGCTGGAGACCCGGCTCAACGAGCAGGAGAAGAAGGACCTGGTCGCATTCATGCGCGTGCTCTGACACGCGCGTGGACGAGGACCTTCGAGCACCGCGGTTGAGCTTCGCGGGCGACAGGATGTCTGGACCGCGGTCTTGATTGACGCGGTCTCGTACGCCGCCCACCTTCCGCGCCGCCCTGCTCGAAGCCTCGGAGAGGTCGATGAATGCTCAGCGCTTCACTGAACAGAACCTGCGACGACTGGGCCTGCTCTGTGCCCTCGGGACGTTGCTGGTGGTCAGCGCCATTCCATCCAACGCCGATGCATCCGAGGACGAGAGGAGGACCGACAGTTCGGGCAAGCCCACGATCGTCCTCGTCCACGGAGCGTTCGCCGATGCATCCGGCTGGGCCGACGTGATCAAGCGGCTGCAGAGACAGGGATACACGGCCTACGCGTTTTCAAACCCCCTACGCAGTATTGCCGGTGATGCGGAGTACTTGCGGTACTTCCTGAGTACCCTCACGGGTCCCATCGTCCTGGTCGGCCACT contains these protein-coding regions:
- a CDS encoding cytochrome B6; this translates as MKPFWGRQHVAITVMGLCLVYSGAALAQEIQERGRTSYMPVDQTEPFADVMARMKAEKPKVTARHQQLLNQRYDLGNRPARGVTMSRGKAVQEGVRVKLPQGVTWDSLAAMSPEAIRDKGLFPGGLMPLPHPNHPEGGMLFPKFHIDEIKRQEGRDLTRFDLDFDLPDHLLPEFPPPIFLTTRTDLGDVSQGKLVTLMNVQELFNGLLNPKQLEGLRLLVTPFPQQQFNQTADRRSELPSRGVTCFDCHVNGHSNGATHLVGDIRPQEFRHRIETPSLRGVNIQRLFGSQRALKTVEDFTEFEQRAAYFDGDPVIATKKGVNVLERGSQVHFMAEFQALLDFPPAPKLRFDGKLDPKKATESELRGQALFLGKAQCSVCHVPPYYTDNLMHNLRAERFYKPRLVNGAVMGSDGPIKTFPLRGIKESPPYLHDGRLLTLEDTVEFFNLVLETRLNEQEKKDLVAFMRVL